The following proteins are co-located in the Dromiciops gliroides isolate mDroGli1 chromosome 2, mDroGli1.pri, whole genome shotgun sequence genome:
- the LOC122738677 gene encoding fibrous sheath CABYR-binding protein-like yields MEESNERDQPVSAGRQEMRKRRKPSQPMVDKSQQTDVTEKKKHLTGSQQAPKAVLSHSNIHESKAKHSKECDKMRLSSQLQQTWQRRKHGQEVADKSQQTEEIKTGGKKVKGRKAEILPPQAESESEQIAHPSKEHETPLTRHPSYSLINRSQQTSCTGDWGLMAYYGLCREMVDKQTGMSDIELVGFPGASSKKDSSSQPMKDTEETKVTPRTSRGSSAARKTVPPGSATVSKTFSPPGSAKSISAKGSTEASRRSLSPQASTRVSKTYFTHGSATASKIFSPPGSAKVISAQGSTEAASRTPSPKASSRASKTISAQGTASRTFSPPVSAKVISAQGSTEAASRTPSPKASSRASKASSIEPPEKSGSDIEQPTLGELESSDREGPTDLESPPADAEKEFPPEEEGPLEDIESPVEVEPSPMEEALLGEELSPMEEAPLEELEPSPEEVETAPVEEAPLEELEPSPEEVEAAPVEEAPLEELEPSPEEVEAAPVEEAPLEELEPSPEEVEAAPVEEAPLEELEPSPEEGEAAPVEEAPLEELEPSPEEGEAAPVEEAPLEELEPSPEEGEAAPVEEAPLEELEPSPEEGEAAPVEEAPLEELEPSPEEEAPLEELEPSPEEVEAAPVEEAPLEELEPSPEEVEAAPVEEAPLEELEPPPEEVEAAPVEEAPLEELEPPPEEVEAAPVEEAPLEELEPPPEEVEAAPVEEAPLEELEPPSEEGEAAPVEEAPLEELEPPPEEVEAAPVEEAPLEELEPPPEEVEAAPVEEAPLEELEPSPEEVEAAPEEEVPVPEEAPLEEPPIEAEAAPEEETPLEETGSSPNAPVEETPLDELEQPPAKMDSTVMEEVPSDLPPSPPVDQEDSTEIEVPPKEPESTPVEPEAPEADE; encoded by the exons ATGGAAGAAAGTAATGAACGTGATCAACCTGTTTCAGCAGGGAggcaagaaatgagaaaaagaaggaaacctTCTCAACCAATGGTAGACAAATCCCAGCAAACAGATGtcactgagaaaaagaaacaccTGACAGGTTCACAACAGGCACCAAAAGCTGTCCTTAGCCATAGTAATATACatgaaagcaaagcaaagcattctaaagaatgtgataaaatgagattatcttCTCAGCTTCAACAAACCTGGCAGAGGAGAAAACATGGACAAGAAGTAGCAGATAAATCCCAGCAGacagaggaaattaaaacaggggggaaaaaagtaaaaggaaggaaggcagaaattcTGCCACCACAAG CCGAATCTGAGAGTGAACAAATTGCTCATCCATCTAAAGAGCATGAAACTCCCTTAACCAGACACCCGAGCTATTCCTTGATAAACAGATCTCAGCAGACAAGTTGTACTGGAGATTGGGGTCTCATGGCCTACTATGGCCTTTGCAGAGAAATGGTGGACAAGCAGACTGGAATGAGTGACATAGAGCTAGTAGGATTTCCTGGTGCTAGTAGCAAAAAAGATTCATCATCTCAGCCAATGAAAGATACTGAGGAAACTAAAGTGACACCAAGGACATCCCGAGGAAGTTCTGCTGCTAGGAAAACTGTCCCTCCAGGAAGTGCAACTGTTAGTAAAACTTTCTCTCCCCCAGGAAGTGCCAAAAGCATCTCTGCCAAGGGAAGTACTGAAGCTTCTAGAAGATCTCTTTCTCCCCAGGCAAGTACTAGGGTTAGCAAAACTTACTTTACCCATGGAAGTGCTACTGCTAGCAAAATTTTTTCTCCCCCAGGAAGTGCCAAAGTCATCTCTGCCCAGGGAAGCACTGAAGCTGCTAGCAGAACTCCTTCTCCCAAGGCAAGCTCTAGGGCTAGCAAAACCATCTCTGCCCAGGGAA CTGCTAGCAGAACTTTCTCTCCCCCAGTAAGTGCCAAAGTCATCTCTGCCCAGGGAAGTACTGAAGCTGCTAGCAGAACTCCTTCTCCCAAGGCAAGCTCTAGA GCTAGCAAAGCCTCATCTATCGAACCCCCTGAAAAATCTGGCTCTGATATAG AACAGCCTACTCTTGGTGAACTTGAATCTTCTGACAGAGAGGGTCCTACTGATCTAGAGTCTCCTCCTGCTGATGCTGAAAAAGAATTTCCTCCTGAGGAAGAAGGTCCTCTTGAGGACATAGAGTCTCCTGTTGAAGTGGAGCCTTCTCCTATGGAAGAGGCTCTCC TTGGTGAAGAACTTTCTCCCATGGAAGAAGCTCCTCTTGAGGAATTAGAGCCTTCTCCTGAGGAAGTAGAGACTGCCCCTGTGGAAGAAGCTCCTCTTGAGGAATTGGAGCCTTCTCCTGAGGAAGTAGAGGCTGCCCCTGTGGAAGAAGCTCCTCTTGAGGAATTAGAGCCTTCTCCTGAGGAAGTAGAGGCTGCCCCTGTGGAAGAAGCTCCTCTTGAGGAATTGGAGCCTTCTCCTGAGGAAGTAGAGGCTGCCCCTGTGGAAGAAGCTCCTCTTGAGGAACTGGAGCCTTCTCCTGAAGAAGGAGAGGCTGCCCCTGTGGAGGAAGCTCCTCTTGAGGAACTGGAGCCTTCTCCTGAAGAAGGAGAGGCTGCCCCTGTGGAGGAAGCTCCTCTTGAGGAACTGGAGCCTTCTCCTGAAGAAGGAGAGGCTGCCCCTGTGGAGGAAGCTCCTCTTGAGGAACTGGAGCCTTCTCCTGAAGAAGGAGAGGCTGCCCCTGTGGAGGAAGCTCCTCTTGAGGAACTGGAGCCTTCTCCTGAGGAA GAAGCTCCTCTTGAGGAATTGGAGCCTTCTCCTGAGGAAGTAGAGGCTGCCCCTGTGGAAGAAGCTCCTCTTGAGGAATTGGAGCCTTCTCCTGAGGAAGTAGAGGCTGCCCCTGTGGAGGAAGCTCCTCTTGAGGAATTGGAGCCTCCTCCTGAGGAAGTAGAGGCTGCCCCTGTGGAGGAAGCTCCTCTTGAGGAATTGGAGCCTCCTCCTGAAGAAGTAGAGGCTGCCCCTGTGGAGGAAGCTCCTCTTGAGGAATTGGAGCCTCCTCCTGAGGAAGTAGAGGCTGCCCCTGTGGAGGAAGCTCCTCTTGAGGAATTGGAGCCTCCTTCTGAAGAAGGAGAGGCTGCCCCTGTGGAGGAAGCTCCTCTTGAGGAATTGGAGCCTCCTCCTGAAGAAGTAGAGGCTGCCCCTGTGGAGGAAGCTCCTCTTGAGGAATTGGAGCCTCCTCCTGAGGAAGTAGAGGCTGCTCCTGTGGAGGAAGCTCCTCTTGAGGAATTGGAGCCTTCTCCTGAGGAAGTAGAGGCTGCCCCTGAGGAGGAAGTTCCTGTCCCTGAAGAAGCTCCTCTTGAAGAACCTCCTATTGAAGCAGAAGCTGCCCCTGAGGAAGAAACCCCTCTTGAAGAAACAGGGTCTTCTCCT AATGCTCCTGTAGAAGAAACACCTCTAGATGAACTAGAGCAGCCCCCTGCTAAAATGGATAGTACTGTTATGGAAGAAGTCCCTTCTGATTTACCGCCTTCTCCTCCTGTGGACCAAGAGGATTCTACTGAAATAGAGGTTCCTCCAAAAGAACCAGAGTCTACTCCTGTGGAACCAGAAGCTCCTGAAGCAGATGAGTAA